One Triticum urartu cultivar G1812 unplaced genomic scaffold, Tu2.1 TuUngrouped_contig_6394, whole genome shotgun sequence genomic window, TGTTCAGTCACTGACTCAGTTCTTTTCTCCCACCTGTGCTGCTAGGTGTTTAACAACTGCATGTGTTTTCTGAATGTATTGGGTATCTCAAGAGTGAATTTTCACATGGTCTCTTTCTTTTGTTTAAAAGGAATCTGCCACACCACAAATTGGACATATTCAGCATACCTGGTGTATATGGTGGTGCTATTATCCTCTGCAATCATGTGACTAAGCTGGAGAGCTTCAAGCAGAAACTTTTTGCCCTTCCTGATTATGCTACATCATTCATAAGGAAGATCAGAGCTGGTATGCTTCTCTTTGTGTTTGAGCGTGAGGAGAAAAAACTTTCTGGCGTGTTTGAGGCAACTTCAGATGGAGCACTGAATATCCTTCCTAATGCATTTCGTTCATCACGGAAGCCCAGACCAGCCCAGGCAAGTATGCTGTTGGTTTTGATTTATTCTTGGGATTTTATCAGTCTAGGTTATCAGGTTTTGGTCTCTCTTAGGTTCCAATTAATTTCCCCATGATTACCTACCTATTAATATTTTTAGAAATTTCGTTTTCTTGCTTGCGGCTCCTTTTTTCCTTAACCATGTGGAATAATGCTGAGAAAGTTTCTTATGTGGTTCTACCTTGTCATTGAAATCAGGTTCGTTTCAGAAGAGTTTGGTTCTGTAAGCCCCTGACGGAAGCTGAATTTTCTGATGAAATCAAAGGACTTCAACCCCAAATGTCTTTCTTTGGTATATCATACCAGCAGGTTTGCGACCTCAACCCCAAATGTCTTTCTTTGGTATTATCATACCAGAAGGTTTGCTATTTCATGTTTGTGATGTGACTTATTTAGTGCCTTTACTCTTTAAAACTTTGCTTGCTGCTGATCTGATGTTTTTCCTAGTATAGGTTTTAAATCTTGTACACCTGTTTTCTTCAAAGAGGATCAGTCTGGAGCCTTACAAGAAACCAAAATCAAGAGTTATATCGGACTACAATGTCTCTCTGGCTCGTGCTGGACTAGAGTCCAGTTTACACACTGGTGGCAATGCCTTCCCTAACCGTTCATCTTCTATGCTATGCAACAACAGAATCTCGGCACCACGCAGTCCCTTCATGTATGGCAAAAAAAATGCCAAGCATGCTGCTTATAACCATGAATCTTCTTTGCACCCTCATATCAAGTCTATGATCTTCAAAGCGCCAGATATCAAAGCGCAAGTCTTGGAACCAAATGCTGATTTTATACCACTTGATCTAGATGATTATAAGTCTGACAGTGATGCAGTCCCTTCAGATCTACTGGGACCTGCAGGCTTATATTTAGCATTACCAGGCAGCATCATCAATGAAGATCAAGGTCCTGAACCTTTCAATGTCAAGCACAATGAGGATGACATGTATCCTGCACCTGTGTTGAGCCAAAGCTTCCATTCTCTATGCGAAACAAGTCAAAACAGTGCCATTGCTCATTTCATGAAAGAGAGGCAATCAAGCATGCAGGGCAGGGGATGCAAACGCATGTCAACCCTCCAGTTTGATGGACACTCACATCTCCCATCCCCAAGGAGTTCCACTATAGCAAAGAAGGTGTCATTTAGCTTTGATGCTGATGAAATTTCGGTTACCTCTGATAAAGCATTGAACAGACCTGCACTTGCTGAACTCGAACAAAACAGAGAAGCAGTTACCAAAGAAAGAAAGCAACAGGTCAGTTACTCGGTTCAGGGCACACAAAGCAAGAGTGGAGATGATTCAAAAAAGAGGAGTAAGCTAATGAGCCTTTCCTTCGCAGAAAGAGTTGCTAGTCTACGTGTCAAGAGCTGCTTCGGCAATAGCCGGTAGCCGGTCAATGCTGATGCAGTCAAGCAAGCTGTCCTGCACACTTCTGCCCGATGAGGAATGAAGATAGCTTCACAGAATCAGTGTTTCTAACTCAGTGGTGGGCAGGTAGTAACTTCAGTTGTTACATCAGGTGGTGATGATAATGCGCAACGCTTTCCCTTAAGTGGGTGTTCTAGAGATTTTTTTTTTTGAGCAGTAGCCCAGGATGACTTGACATTTACGATGATCAGGCAGATATAAATATGTGTCATCGTTCACCGCATTTTGTTTTTTGTTCCAGCTCAACAATATTCAGGGATGAGTGCTGGTTTTGCACTATGTAGAGAGATCTGAGTAAAAGTTTTTACTAATTCTGTTCTCTAGCATTTCGTGGGCGATCTGCTGATTATACAATATATCAGCTGCATGACTGTTTGCTTGCAAGTTGTTTTTCCTGGGAAAAAGTTGTATGGTCACCTTCACTGTCATTTGTTCTTGTGGTGTTTAGATATGAATATCTTGTTCACTGTTGCCAAGCATAATGCAGCAGTGTGCATATTATCTCCACTTGTAGGTACTCCCtttgtaaactaatataagagcgtttagatcactattttagtattctaaacgctcttatattagtttacggagggagtacatgctaACTACGCCTCCATTCCctcgcaaaaaaagaaaaaagaaaaacagtGCCTCCGTTCGAGAATTGTGTCATCGTTGTGATTGAGGAAATCGGTGGAAATCATACTTATGTGTTATTTTTGTAGCAAATCATGCTTATGATTGATGGTGCTTAGAGGTTGTGTTGCTTCATTACGGAGCCTCTAATCATGGCGCAGTTCTCCAGACAAGAAACTGCCGTTTGGGCCGACACGCGATATTTCACGACCACATCAAACTCTGTGATTGTTATATATCGCTCAATGGCTCATTGCGAGCGATATATAGCGCTCGCCTACATGTAGCGCTCTAGTGGGCTGGACCACCTATACCGGTAAGTCTTGGTTTTGTGTGTAGGGACTCTCTGCTGCTCGCCCtaaaccgttcttctttttcggCTCTGTGTATAAGGGCTGCTTGGCCATGCACTGACATAAGCTATTTTTTAATCTTTTTGGTTATTTAATTCTTGTTCATTTTTCTATTTTATAGTAGCTTTTGCTTTTCTTTGCCTTCTGTTTGTTTTTCCTATTTCTTTCCCCTTTATATTTATACTAGTTAaacgcccgtgcgttgctacggcTTAGTAAAAAATCAATGTAATTAACAACATTGCTCATGTGGCTTATAAATGTGTTGCCACAAATATCATCTTGTACTTGATA contains:
- the LOC125530549 gene encoding uncharacterized protein LOC125530549 (The sequence of the model RefSeq protein was modified relative to this genomic sequence to represent the inferred CDS: added 224 bases not found in genome assembly), yielding MEAEAAERGRKERVAAVGYAGVEMEVGAGAEVEEATEDGEIGGEGSEAEEEEEGDGTGWEDGGAFEGKGSRPLVSAGSRGSWRGRGRGGFHHRAWYGDRNLPHHKLDIFSIPGVYGGAIILCNHVTKLESFKQKLFALPDYATSFIRKIRAGMLLFVFEREEKKLSGVFEATSDGALNILPNAFRSSRKPRPAQVRFRRVWFCKPLTEAEFSDEIKGLQPQMSFFGISYQQVLNLVHLFSSKRISLEPYKKPKSRVISDYNVSLARAGLESSLHTGGNAFPNRSSSMLCNNRISAPRSPFMYGKKNAKHAAYNHESSLHPHIKSMIFKAPDIKAQVLEPNADFIPLDLDDYKSDSDAVPSDLLGPAGLYLALPGSIINEDQGPEPFNVKHNEDDMYPAPVLSQSFHSLCETSQNSAIAHFMKERQSSMQGRGCKRMSTLQFDGHSHLPSPRSSTIAKKVSFSFDADEISVTSDKALNRPALAELEQNREAVTKERKQQKELLVYVSRAASAIAGSRSMLMQSSKLSCTLLPDEE